The following proteins are co-located in the Sphingorhabdus lutea genome:
- a CDS encoding Ppx/GppA family phosphatase, with product MDKLSEQYITPEPRGSVKAQKAIIDVGSNSVRLVIYGGPARAPNILFNEKILAGLGASLDINGKIGKDAMDRCLRALARFKLLALQYGIANPIVIATAAVRDAKNGHKIVEKAASLGIEMQVIGGEDEAYFAAMGILSSINNACGMMGDLGGGSLELAILSDNKVHECVSMPLGVLRLQAIREGEDRAIIRSDKQISQDMAILEGEFSRLLGAANFACKNIENFYMVGGSWRALMRLYMLETNYPLPIMDQFCLPADKLDNIISMIAGMDDEKLGQYEWLASMRAGKLYDAALMLKIIAKNFGPKKFIVSTKGIREGILYNDLSSEQRYLDPLLESTADVGNELGRFPAHGQILDDWVSHLFIEDGTDMPRLRLAAANLCDVAWRANPDFRSVRGVDIALHGNWTGVDVVGREVMAQAVYSCFGGDDGYFPLGGHFASDAQMNRATGWGLAFRLAQRLSGGAEALIRSTSITLQDGKLFLFIPQDMENLIGESIEKRLGQLANFMQIEADIIFKG from the coding sequence ATGGATAAGTTGAGCGAGCAATATATTACGCCCGAACCGCGCGGAAGTGTGAAGGCGCAAAAGGCGATTATTGATGTTGGATCAAATTCGGTTCGATTGGTGATTTATGGCGGCCCCGCCCGTGCGCCCAATATTTTATTTAATGAAAAAATATTGGCGGGCCTTGGTGCATCGCTTGATATAAATGGCAAAATTGGCAAGGATGCGATGGATAGATGCCTACGCGCCTTGGCACGGTTTAAATTATTGGCGCTGCAATATGGCATCGCAAATCCGATTGTCATTGCCACGGCCGCAGTTCGTGATGCAAAAAATGGCCATAAAATTGTTGAAAAGGCAGCGTCACTGGGCATTGAAATGCAGGTTATTGGCGGAGAGGATGAAGCATATTTTGCCGCAATGGGGATATTATCATCTATCAATAATGCATGCGGTATGATGGGCGATTTGGGCGGGGGTAGTTTGGAGCTGGCAATCCTGTCGGATAATAAAGTGCATGAATGTGTTTCAATGCCGCTTGGCGTGTTAAGGTTACAGGCGATTAGAGAGGGCGAGGATAGGGCGATTATTCGCTCTGACAAACAAATAAGCCAGGATATGGCGATTTTGGAGGGTGAATTTTCCCGATTATTGGGCGCGGCCAATTTCGCCTGCAAAAATATTGAAAATTTCTACATGGTTGGCGGCTCTTGGCGTGCTTTGATGCGGCTTTATATGTTGGAGACTAATTATCCTTTGCCCATCATGGATCAATTTTGCCTTCCCGCCGACAAGTTGGACAATATTATCAGCATGATTGCAGGCATGGATGACGAAAAATTGGGCCAATATGAATGGCTGGCTTCGATGCGCGCGGGTAAATTATATGATGCGGCGTTGATGTTGAAAATTATTGCCAAAAATTTCGGTCCAAAAAAATTTATTGTTTCAACAAAGGGGATTAGGGAAGGTATTTTATATAATGATTTAAGTTCCGAACAACGATATTTAGACCCATTATTGGAAAGCACGGCTGATGTCGGCAATGAATTGGGTCGCTTTCCCGCGCATGGGCAAATTTTGGATGATTGGGTAAGTCATTTATTCATTGAAGATGGCACGGATATGCCCAGATTACGTCTTGCTGCGGCCAATTTATGCGATGTGGCATGGCGCGCCAACCCCGATTTTCGGTCGGTTCGCGGGGTGGATATTGCCCTTCATGGTAATTGGACGGGGGTTGATGTTGTGGGGCGCGAGGTGATGGCGCAGGCGGTATATAGCTGTTTTGGCGGCGATGATGGATATTTCCCCCTTGGCGGACATTTTGCCAGTGATGCGCAAATGAACAGGGCCACAGGATGGGGATTGGCATTTCGCCTTGCGCAAAGGTTAAGCGGCGGCGCAGAGGCATTAATCCGCAGCACTTCCATCACATTACAGGATGGTAAGTTATTTTTATTCATTCCGCAGGATATGGAAAATTTAATCGGGGAAAGCATCGAAAAAAGATTGGGCCAGCTGGCCAATTTTATGCAAATAGAGGCAGATATTATATTTAAGGGATAG
- the aspS gene encoding aspartate--tRNA ligase, producing the protein MHAYRTHNCSQLRQENVGDTVKLSGWIHRKRDHGGVLFIDLRDHYGVTQILADSDSKAFAQMDSLRSESVICITGRVIARDAEAKNDRLPTGAIEVYVDEIQILSAAEELPMPVFGDAEYPEDIRLRYRFLDLRRENVHANMMLRSSVISSLRRRMTEQNFTEIQTPILTASSPEGARDYLVPSRVHPGKFYALPQAPQMFKQLLMVAGFDRYFQIAPCFRDEDARADRSPGEFYQLDFEMSFVTQDDVFNAIEPVLAGVFEEFANGKSVTPAGEFVRIPYKTAMLKYGSDKPDLRNPIEISDVSEHFKGSGFGLFDKIVAGGGVVRAIPAPNTVEKSRKFFDDMNDWARGEGHAGLGYVTRKGGEFGGPIAKNHGEEGMKALYAELGLGDDDGCFFAAGKEGQAAKLAGAARTRIGEQLELIEQNCFKFCWIVDFPMFEYDEENKKIDFSHNPFSMPQGEMDALENMDPLDILAWQYDIVCNGVELSSGAIRNHRPDIMYKAFEIAGYSKEEVDANFSGMINAFKFGAPPHGGSAPGVDRIVMLLADEPNIREVVVFPMNQKAEDLMMGAPNLPTAKQMRELHLRVIEPPKKA; encoded by the coding sequence ATGCATGCATATCGCACCCATAATTGTTCCCAATTGCGCCAAGAAAATGTTGGCGATACAGTAAAATTATCTGGTTGGATCCACCGTAAACGCGACCATGGCGGCGTTTTATTCATCGATTTACGCGACCATTATGGCGTGACGCAAATTTTGGCAGACAGCGACAGCAAGGCATTTGCCCAAATGGATAGCCTGCGCAGCGAATCTGTTATCTGTATTACGGGCCGTGTGATTGCGCGTGATGCAGAGGCGAAAAATGATCGCCTGCCCACAGGCGCGATTGAAGTTTATGTCGATGAAATACAAATTTTGTCAGCAGCCGAAGAATTGCCTATGCCGGTATTTGGCGATGCGGAATATCCCGAAGATATCCGTCTGCGTTACCGTTTCCTTGATTTGCGCCGTGAAAATGTTCACGCCAATATGATGTTGCGTTCATCGGTTATTTCGTCTTTGCGCCGCCGCATGACGGAGCAAAATTTCACTGAAATTCAAACACCGATTCTAACCGCGTCGTCACCAGAGGGGGCGCGTGATTATCTTGTCCCCAGCCGTGTGCATCCGGGTAAATTTTACGCCCTGCCGCAGGCACCGCAAATGTTTAAACAATTATTGATGGTGGCCGGATTTGACCGTTATTTCCAAATCGCACCTTGTTTTCGCGATGAAGATGCGCGCGCAGACCGCAGCCCAGGTGAGTTTTACCAGCTTGACTTTGAAATGAGTTTTGTCACCCAAGATGATGTGTTTAACGCGATTGAGCCTGTTTTGGCCGGAGTTTTCGAAGAATTTGCCAATGGCAAAAGCGTGACGCCAGCAGGTGAATTTGTGCGTATCCCCTATAAAACCGCGATGTTGAAATATGGCAGTGATAAGCCTGATTTGCGAAACCCGATTGAAATTTCCGATGTGAGCGAACATTTTAAAGGATCAGGATTTGGCTTATTTGACAAAATCGTTGCTGGCGGCGGTGTTGTTCGCGCCATCCCCGCACCAAATACTGTTGAAAAAAGCCGTAAATTCTTTGACGATATGAATGATTGGGCGCGTGGGGAAGGTCATGCTGGCCTTGGCTATGTCACGCGCAAGGGCGGCGAGTTTGGCGGGCCTATCGCTAAAAATCATGGCGAAGAGGGTATGAAGGCGCTTTATGCCGAACTTGGCCTTGGCGATGATGATGGTTGTTTCTTTGCCGCAGGTAAAGAAGGCCAGGCCGCGAAATTGGCCGGTGCTGCGCGAACCCGAATTGGCGAGCAATTGGAGCTTATCGAACAAAATTGCTTTAAATTTTGCTGGATTGTCGATTTCCCAATGTTTGAATATGATGAGGAAAATAAGAAAATTGATTTCAGCCACAACCCATTTTCAATGCCGCAGGGCGAAATGGATGCGCTTGAAAATATGGACCCGCTCGACATTTTGGCATGGCAATATGATATTGTTTGTAATGGCGTGGAGCTTTCTTCGGGGGCAATTCGTAACCACCGCCCAGATATTATGTATAAAGCATTTGAAATTGCCGGATATAGTAAGGAAGAGGTGGACGCCAATTTCTCTGGCATGATTAACGCGTTCAAATTTGGCGCACCACCGCATGGTGGCTCGGCGCCCGGTGTTGACCGTATTGTGATGTTATTGGCTGATGAACCCAATATCCGCGAAGTAGTGGTGTTCCCGATGAACCAAAAGGCAGAGGATTTGATGATGGGTGCGCCCAACCTGCCCACGGCAAAACAAATGCGTGAATTGCATTTGCGGGTGATTGAGCCGCCAAAAAAGGCATAA
- the purM gene encoding phosphoribosylformylglycinamidine cyclo-ligase — protein MANNDNKEENYTYAKAGVSIEAGNALVKAIGPLARMTARAGADADLGGFGGFFDPKAAGYKDPLLVAANDGVGTKVKLAIDYDRHDQIGIDLVAMCVNDLIVQGAEPLFFLDYFATGRLENGIAERVIAGIANGCMESGCALIGGETAEMPGMYADGDYDLAGFCVGAVERGEQLTGEKVANGNILIGLASSGVHSNGFSLVRRLAQDKGWKLDRPALFDNEKLLIDYLIAPTKLYVKSLLPLIRSGAINALAHITGGGLLENIPRILPHGLHAHVDAGNWEQPRLMAFLQAQGNIEPMEMARTFNCGIGMVLVVDSDKVDDILPKLAEAGETAYIIGDIKSGEKGCTVSGKDEIWSAKGAWTATHHG, from the coding sequence ATGGCAAATAATGACAATAAAGAAGAAAATTACACCTATGCTAAGGCGGGTGTATCAATCGAAGCGGGCAATGCCCTAGTCAAAGCAATCGGGCCGCTGGCACGCATGACGGCGCGTGCCGGTGCGGATGCTGACCTTGGCGGATTTGGCGGCTTTTTCGACCCCAAGGCAGCGGGTTATAAAGATCCCTTGCTGGTCGCGGCCAATGATGGCGTCGGCACAAAGGTGAAATTGGCCATTGATTATGATCGCCATGATCAAATCGGCATCGATTTGGTGGCTATGTGCGTCAATGATTTAATTGTGCAGGGCGCAGAGCCTTTATTCTTCCTTGATTATTTTGCCACGGGCCGCCTTGAAAATGGAATTGCTGAAAGGGTAATTGCGGGCATTGCCAATGGGTGCATGGAATCAGGATGCGCGTTAATTGGCGGCGAAACCGCAGAAATGCCTGGTATGTATGCAGATGGCGATTATGATTTGGCCGGTTTTTGTGTTGGCGCGGTGGAACGCGGCGAACAATTAACGGGCGAAAAAGTGGCCAATGGCAATATTCTGATCGGGCTTGCATCTTCGGGTGTCCATTCAAATGGCTTTTCACTTGTGCGCCGACTTGCACAGGATAAGGGATGGAAATTGGATCGCCCTGCCTTATTCGACAATGAAAAATTATTGATTGATTATTTAATCGCACCGACAAAATTATATGTAAAAAGCCTGCTCCCCTTAATCCGCAGCGGCGCAATCAACGCCTTGGCACATATTACGGGCGGCGGTTTGTTGGAAAATATTCCGCGTATTTTGCCACATGGGCTTCACGCACATGTTGATGCAGGAAATTGGGAACAACCGCGCCTGATGGCATTTTTACAGGCACAGGGTAATATTGAGCCTATGGAAATGGCCCGCACATTTAATTGCGGCATTGGCATGGTGTTGGTGGTCGATTCGGACAAGGTTGATGACATCTTGCCCAAATTGGCCGAAGCAGGTGAAACCGCCTATATTATCGGCGACATCAAATCGGGCGAAAAAGGATGCACCGTTTCAGGCAAAGATGAAATTTGGAGCGCGAAGGGCGCGTGGACAGCAACGCATCATGGCTGA
- a CDS encoding RNA degradosome polyphosphate kinase has translation MNNKSPATGNLNQFDAEKGFVIPVGGARYSNRELSWLKFNERVLSEAENMNHPILERLRFLSISATNLDEFFMVRVAGLAVQLMQNVDVVSFDGRTPRQQLSEIEMASDALVVRQSNIWKSMREELANMNITVTSCKNLSKAHVEWLHGYFYGQIYPLLTPQALDPSHPFPFIANLGRCLLLDIEDDKARQIWQLILLPDSLARFVKLPGEEPIFVAVEHVIAHFAETIFPQYKVKDWGMFRLIRNSDIEFEEEAEDLVQYFKGAIKRRRRGDGIRLELTEQMGDKLRNFLIENVSMMPNASIDDLPFVGVCDLSEIVDLDLPIHKFSPFSPRFPERVREYDGDIFAAVKAKDILVHHPYESFDVVISFLEQAAADPKVVAIKQTLYRAGSQSRIIRALINAAEQGKSVTVVVEIKARFDEEQNLYWADALEKAGVQVVYGFVNMKTHAKISMVIRKEDEGIVTYCHFGTGNYHPITSKIYTDLSYFTANKDAASDAVQLFNYVTGYIKPHDLKLATFSPHNMREKLNSLIEREIANVEKGLPGEIWAKMNSLVDVGMIEKLYEASQKGVNISLVVRGICCLRPGVLGLSENIRVKSIVGRFLEHSRIWAFGNGAKLPHDKADVYISSADWMTRNLDRRVEYMLPMINPTVHMQILFQVLLANLLDNQQSWTLNNEGEYVRVQAVKKPFNLHQYFMDNPSLSGRGKALKKKSVPKLRQLSHDEGQDGWGI, from the coding sequence ATGAATAATAAGTCACCGGCAACAGGCAATTTAAACCAATTTGATGCCGAAAAAGGCTTTGTCATTCCTGTGGGCGGTGCACGATATTCCAACCGTGAATTAAGCTGGTTGAAATTTAATGAGCGCGTTTTAAGCGAAGCGGAAAATATGAACCATCCAATTTTGGAGCGGTTAAGGTTTTTATCTATTTCTGCGACGAATTTAGATGAATTTTTCATGGTGCGTGTTGCCGGACTTGCCGTGCAATTGATGCAAAATGTTGATGTGGTCAGTTTTGATGGGCGCACGCCGCGCCAACAATTGTCGGAAATTGAAATGGCCAGCGATGCCTTGGTCGTGCGGCAATCCAATATTTGGAAATCAATGCGCGAAGAATTGGCCAATATGAACATTACGGTGACAAGCTGTAAAAACCTGTCTAAGGCGCATGTAGAGTGGCTGCATGGATATTTTTACGGTCAAATTTACCCATTATTGACGCCGCAGGCATTGGATCCATCGCACCCATTTCCCTTTATTGCCAATTTGGGGCGATGTTTATTATTGGATATAGAGGATGATAAAGCGCGTCAGATTTGGCAGTTAATTTTATTGCCAGACAGTCTTGCCCGCTTTGTGAAATTGCCTGGTGAAGAACCAATTTTTGTTGCGGTGGAACATGTAATTGCCCATTTTGCCGAAACAATTTTCCCCCAATATAAGGTGAAAGATTGGGGGATGTTCCGTCTTATCCGCAATAGCGATATTGAATTTGAAGAAGAAGCCGAAGATTTGGTTCAATATTTTAAGGGCGCCATAAAAAGACGCCGCAGAGGCGATGGGATAAGGTTGGAATTAACCGAACAAATGGGCGATAAATTGCGCAATTTTTTAATCGAAAATGTGTCGATGATGCCCAATGCGTCTATTGATGATTTGCCCTTTGTTGGGGTGTGCGATTTATCCGAAATAGTTGATTTGGATTTGCCCATCCATAAATTTAGCCCATTTTCACCGCGTTTTCCCGAACGTGTGCGCGAATATGATGGGGATATTTTTGCTGCCGTAAAGGCAAAGGATATATTGGTTCATCACCCATATGAAAGTTTTGATGTGGTGATTTCATTTTTGGAACAAGCCGCCGCAGACCCCAAAGTTGTGGCGATTAAGCAAACATTATATCGCGCCGGCAGCCAATCACGCATTATTCGCGCTCTTATCAACGCTGCAGAGCAAGGCAAGTCTGTGACCGTTGTGGTGGAGATTAAGGCGCGTTTTGATGAGGAGCAAAATTTATATTGGGCTGACGCACTTGAAAAGGCGGGGGTTCAGGTTGTTTATGGTTTTGTGAACATGAAAACCCATGCCAAAATTTCTATGGTCATTCGTAAAGAGGATGAGGGGATCGTCACCTATTGCCATTTCGGGACGGGTAATTACCATCCCATCACTTCCAAAATTTATACCGATTTAAGCTATTTCACGGCCAATAAAGACGCTGCATCAGATGCAGTCCAATTATTTAACTATGTCACCGGATATATTAAGCCGCATGATTTAAAATTGGCCACTTTTTCACCTCATAATATGCGGGAAAAATTAAATAGCTTAATCGAACGTGAAATTGCCAATGTGGAAAAAGGTTTGCCTGGTGAAATTTGGGCAAAGATGAATTCCCTGGTCGATGTGGGAATGATTGAAAAATTATATGAAGCCAGCCAAAAAGGCGTGAATATCAGCCTGGTCGTGCGGGGGATATGCTGTCTTCGCCCTGGTGTATTGGGGCTTTCGGAAAATATAAGAGTAAAATCCATTGTGGGCAGGTTTTTGGAGCATAGCCGGATTTGGGCATTTGGAAATGGAGCCAAATTACCGCATGATAAGGCCGATGTTTATATTAGCTCGGCAGATTGGATGACGCGCAATTTGGACCGGCGGGTGGAATATATGCTGCCCATGATTAACCCAACCGTGCATATGCAAATATTATTTCAGGTTTTATTGGCCAATTTATTGGATAATCAACAAAGTTGGACATTGAATAATGAAGGCGAATATGTTCGCGTGCAGGCAGTGAAAAAACCATTTAACCTGCACCAATATTTTATGGATAATCCTTCCCTATCGGGCAGGGGAAAGGCATTGAAGAAAAAATCAGTGCCAAAATTACGACAATTAAGCCATGATGAAGGCCAAGATGGCTGGGGGATATAG
- a CDS encoding HdaA/DnaA family protein produces the protein MKSEIMSRQIALPIDAIVNGEIGRLIITNCNEFIVRRIDQIFQKSSGQLLLSGAGRSGKSTMLKYAATLGDAVIIDDAQNSGEEFLFAQWNLAREKNIPLIFASQRPAFEWQMTLPDLKSRIGSMDWVEIAPPDDEMVENLLQKHLNDRGATIYDEASAYLIKRIERSYMAVEQCAIEINRLALEQKSPITLPLVRQIY, from the coding sequence ATGAAAAGTGAAATCATGTCGCGTCAAATCGCCCTGCCAATTGATGCTATTGTTAATGGTGAAATTGGCCGTTTAATCATTACAAATTGCAATGAATTTATTGTTCGTCGTATCGATCAAATATTTCAAAAATCAAGCGGTCAATTATTATTATCTGGCGCGGGACGCAGCGGCAAAAGCACCATGTTAAAATATGCCGCCACATTGGGCGATGCGGTGATAATTGATGATGCGCAAAATAGTGGCGAGGAATTTTTATTCGCGCAGTGGAATTTGGCGAGGGAGAAAAATATCCCATTGATTTTCGCCTCGCAAAGGCCGGCATTTGAATGGCAAATGACATTGCCCGATTTGAAATCGCGCATTGGTTCGATGGATTGGGTTGAAATTGCGCCGCCCGATGATGAAATGGTCGAAAATTTATTGCAAAAACATTTAAATGATCGTGGTGCGACCATTTATGATGAGGCAAGTGCCTATTTAATCAAAAGAATTGAAAGATCATATATGGCAGTTGAACAATGCGCGATTGAGATAAATCGGTTGGCATTGGAACAAAAATCGCCCATCACATTGCCATTGGTCCGTCAAATATATTAG
- a CDS encoding polyphosphate kinase 2 family protein, whose amino-acid sequence MTISLSNFEAGSPFDGNYAKSLKAVQKRLGELQSLHILHNCRTLIIVEGWDAAGKGGAIRRLTANWDPRYFEVYSIGAPTAEEKEKHFLWRFWNKLPRAKEVSVLDRSHYGRVLVERVEGFASEAEWRRGYDEINEFEAQQRDIGTNIIKIFLHVTAKTQDIVLQERLETPSKRWKVTAEDFRNRSKRTDYEAAIAEMFRLTDTRWAPWKIFDSNNQKAARIAILNYIADMMEKDMPKNFPELSPEIAELAKLTFGK is encoded by the coding sequence ATGACCATTTCACTTTCAAATTTTGAGGCTGGCTCGCCATTTGATGGCAATTATGCCAAGTCATTAAAGGCTGTTCAAAAACGGCTTGGCGAATTGCAATCCCTGCACATTTTGCATAATTGTCGCACTTTAATCATTGTTGAAGGATGGGATGCTGCGGGTAAGGGCGGCGCAATCCGCCGTTTAACGGCCAATTGGGACCCGCGTTATTTTGAGGTTTATTCAATTGGTGCGCCCACGGCCGAAGAAAAGGAAAAGCATTTTCTGTGGCGGTTTTGGAATAAATTACCCCGCGCAAAAGAAGTTTCTGTTCTTGACCGTTCGCATTATGGCCGTGTGTTGGTGGAGCGTGTGGAGGGATTTGCCAGTGAAGCCGAATGGCGGCGCGGATATGATGAAATTAACGAATTTGAGGCGCAGCAACGTGATATTGGCACAAATATCATCAAAATTTTTCTGCACGTCACTGCAAAAACACAAGATATAGTGTTGCAGGAACGTTTGGAAACGCCTTCGAAAAGATGGAAGGTAACGGCAGAGGATTTTCGTAATCGTTCCAAAAGAACGGATTATGAAGCCGCCATTGCAGAAATGTTTCGTTTAACCGATACAAGATGGGCGCCGTGGAAAATATTTGATAGCAATAATCAAAAGGCAGCACGCATAGCGATATTAAATTATATTGCGGATATGATGGAAAAAGATATGCCGAAAAACTTTCCCGAATTATCGCCGGAAATTGCGGAATTGGCCAAGTTAACATTTGGAAAATAA
- a CDS encoding heavy-metal-associated domain-containing protein has protein sequence MIKSISNFKRICAALCVTALLGTTAIWAQIEGPKRGIAPIASTGDFEVAGIEVNVTGNNADDARRKGWQEAQRKAWSKLYSSRHGKGASLSDSALDNMVTAIVVEEEQIGPRRYVAKLGVVFDRARAGQILGIKGVARRSAPMLILPVMTDGGANFVFERRTEWQRAWALFKTSESTIDYVRPSGFQAESLLLNAGQIERRGRGWWRVIMDQFGAADVLIPVVKVEHSWPGGPLVGKFTAFYGPDKKLIGSFNLRVTGENAMRRLMVEGAARMDGMFQQALANGRLRGDSSLVVQEEVLEEPVEEEAPIMDESDMGGEIPETPITPLSPPVDAPVNNDPAPAPAPKSAPAPKSAPAPKSLLPKSGPAPKSSPTAFNDVKIQKRPARDKKGNLAASHRFAA, from the coding sequence ATGATAAAATCTATTTCAAATTTTAAGCGAATCTGTGCGGCATTATGCGTGACTGCATTGTTGGGAACCACAGCCATTTGGGCACAGATAGAAGGGCCAAAGCGTGGTATTGCGCCCATTGCCAGCACAGGCGATTTTGAAGTTGCGGGCATTGAGGTAAATGTCACGGGCAATAATGCCGATGATGCACGGCGCAAGGGATGGCAAGAGGCGCAGCGCAAAGCGTGGAGCAAATTATATAGCAGCCGACATGGCAAGGGCGCGAGCTTAAGCGATAGTGCGCTGGACAATATGGTAACCGCCATTGTTGTGGAAGAAGAGCAAATTGGCCCGCGCCGTTATGTAGCAAAATTGGGCGTTGTTTTTGATCGTGCCAGAGCAGGGCAGATTTTGGGCATTAAGGGCGTGGCCAGACGATCCGCACCCATGTTGATTTTGCCGGTAATGACCGATGGCGGCGCAAATTTTGTCTTTGAACGCCGCACCGAATGGCAACGTGCATGGGCATTATTTAAAACCAGCGAAAGCACAATTGATTATGTGCGGCCAAGCGGGTTTCAGGCCGAATCACTATTGTTAAATGCCGGGCAAATTGAACGAAGGGGGCGTGGATGGTGGCGCGTGATTATGGATCAATTTGGCGCAGCGGATGTTTTGATTCCGGTTGTAAAGGTTGAACATAGTTGGCCCGGTGGTCCTTTAGTGGGTAAATTTACCGCATTTTATGGGCCGGATAAAAAGTTAATTGGCAGTTTTAATTTGCGCGTAACGGGCGAAAACGCCATGCGCCGATTGATGGTAGAGGGCGCAGCGCGCATGGATGGTATGTTCCAACAGGCGCTTGCCAATGGGCGATTGCGGGGCGATTCATCTTTGGTGGTTCAAGAGGAAGTTTTGGAAGAGCCGGTTGAGGAAGAAGCGCCGATTATGGATGAAAGCGATATGGGCGGTGAAATTCCAGAAACGCCAATAACCCCGCTTTCGCCGCCGGTTGATGCGCCCGTTAATAATGATCCTGCGCCTGCGCCCGCGCCAAAATCTGCGCCAGCACCAAAATCTGCGCCCGCGCCAAAATCATTATTACCAAAATCAGGGCCGGCACCAAAATCTTCGCCGACTGCGTTTAATGATGTTAAAATACAAAAAAGGCCTGCCAGGGATAAAAAAGGCAATCTTGCCGCCAGTCATAGATTCGCTGCGTAA
- the rnd gene encoding ribonuclease D — translation MMIHPLVTDSEQLAALCALWENAEFLAIDTEFMRENTYYPLLCLVQVSDGKNVAAIDPLAKNMDLKPLLDLICGNENILKLFHAGGQDIEIFYNLTGKTPHPMFDTQIAAMALGQGEQIGYSNLVNLWLGHQLDKGARFTDWSRRPLDKRQIDYAIGDVTHLAELFPKMLDKLVETGRGAWLDKEMERIANPENYANDPETSWQRIKIQSRNPDALGRLKALAAWREREAQHKDIPRGRIMKDETLSDIATNPPKDQHSLARVRGLSGAWSNNDIGKRLMGVITNAKPMPKDEIPSKKRGVTLGRNGSHVADLLKLLLKIRSNEMDVAPRLISKADELEKLAAGVRKDLDLLEGWRYDIFGHEALDLVEGRIGFTVNNGKISTFKTGGEDENKPADAILDMAAQNDDNRDNPAPEKDTQI, via the coding sequence ATGATGATTCATCCACTCGTCACTGATAGTGAACAACTCGCCGCGCTTTGTGCGCTATGGGAAAATGCTGAATTTCTGGCCATAGACACAGAGTTTATGCGTGAAAACACCTATTACCCCTTATTATGCCTGGTCCAAGTGTCCGATGGCAAAAATGTTGCCGCGATTGACCCCTTGGCCAAAAATATGGATTTAAAGCCGTTATTGGATCTGATTTGTGGCAATGAAAATATATTGAAATTATTTCATGCCGGTGGGCAGGATATCGAAATTTTCTATAATTTAACCGGCAAAACCCCGCATCCCATGTTTGATACGCAAATTGCCGCCATGGCATTGGGTCAGGGGGAGCAAATTGGTTATTCTAATTTGGTTAATTTATGGCTGGGCCATCAATTGGACAAAGGCGCAAGATTTACCGATTGGAGCCGCCGTCCATTGGATAAAAGGCAAATTGACTATGCCATTGGCGATGTGACCCATTTGGCCGAATTATTCCCCAAAATGTTGGATAAACTTGTCGAAACAGGCCGCGGCGCATGGTTGGACAAGGAAATGGAGCGTATTGCCAATCCGGAAAATTACGCCAATGATCCCGAAACATCATGGCAGCGCATTAAAATTCAATCGCGCAATCCCGATGCCCTTGGTCGGTTAAAGGCTTTGGCAGCATGGCGAGAGCGCGAGGCGCAGCATAAGGATATTCCGCGCGGCCGAATTATGAAGGACGAAACATTAAGCGATATCGCCACCAATCCGCCCAAGGATCAACATTCCCTTGCCCGCGTTCGAGGGCTTTCGGGCGCATGGTCCAATAATGATATTGGCAAAAGGTTGATGGGAGTCATTACCAATGCAAAACCCATGCCCAAGGATGAAATCCCATCAAAGAAAAGAGGCGTAACATTGGGCCGCAATGGCAGCCATGTCGCCGATTTATTAAAATTATTATTAAAAATTCGTTCCAATGAAATGGATGTTGCACCCCGTTTAATCAGCAAGGCCGATGAGCTGGAAAAATTGGCCGCCGGTGTTCGCAAGGATTTGGACCTATTAGAGGGGTGGCGTTATGATATTTTTGGTCATGAGGCACTCGACCTTGTCGAGGGGCGCATCGGCTTTACCGTGAATAATGGAAAAATTTCCACTTTTAAAACAGGCGGAGAGGACGAAAACAAACCAGCAGATGCTATTTTAGATATGGCCGCGCAAAATGATGATAATCGGGATAATCCCGCACCAGAAAAAGATACGCAAATATAG